The sequence TaaacattctttctttctttcttttaaagggGTTGTGTGGGTCCTGCTGGGCCTTCAGCTCTTTGGGAGCTCTTGAGGGTCAGATGAAGAAGCGAACAGGTGTCCTTGTCCCCCTGAGCCCACAGAACCTGGTGGACTGCAGCATGAGCGATGGCAACTTGGGCTGCAAAGGAGGATACATCACTAAATCCTACAGCTACATCATCCGCAATGGAGGCGTAGACTCAGAAAACTCTTACCCCTACGAACACCAGGTCATCCTCTGCGTGACTGGAAAAATGACCCGATACAACAATGTGCAGCTACtaacattgtgtttttaaaattctcGTTTGTCGTTTtgcttgtttcttgtttgttgctttttgttgtttcattatttcttgtttcttccattttctgtttctttcttgtttgttccTTACTTATTTATTCACATGCTTATTTACTCGCTTCTTCTAACCTCCTTCTTGCTTAATTCCTTCCTTCatccctctttcttctttacCCCTTTTCTCCCGTCATTACATTTTGGTGCTGGGATTGTGTTTTGATTGATGTGTCAAATCCGGACTAAATTGTCTTCGTGATATGAGAATTTAAATTTGCATATTAATATCTGACTGTATGAATATGTGACAAATCAAGATATAAATAATTTCCATAAAATGCATTCTGGGgcaacaaagtaaaaaacatgcataataTTTACCTGCTTGTTTCAAATATTGatgcataaaatattttgtaaatctCATTTCTATTTGTAGAACGGGAAATGTCGGTATTCTGTCCCGGGAAAGGCTGGCTACTGCTCTAATTTCCACGTCCTCCCTCAAGGAGACGAGAACACTCTGCAGTCTGTGGTGGCATCAGTGGGGCCGGTCGCCGTTATTGTGAACGCCATGCTGCCGTCTTTTCACTTCTACAAAGGGGGTGAGGCCGGAGGCTTGAGGCTTGTGGATGTGAGAAGTTAAAGCAAAGAGAGGTCAACTGATGAATAATGTGTTTATGCTGAAGCTCTGAACCTGGCTTCACTCCCCAAAAATTAAACATGCTCTGCTCTGTTGAAATATAGTCACTCCAGCACTGAAATTGTTCACAAAACTTGGATTTTGGAGGAACGTGCAGGCAGCTTTGTGTGGCATGCAGACTGTATTATTGATTATACTGTTTTGCATGTGTATTCTAAACCACTATCATTAACCTTATGCATCTTTCAGGTTTGTACAATACACCCTTCTGCGACCCAAGGTTCTTAAATCACGCTGTCCTGGTTGTAGGCTACGGTTCACATGAAGGACAAGACTTCTGGCTTGTGAAAAACAGGtgaatttgtcttttctggCTACAAAGTTTTCACTTATGGCTTCACATGTGTGACCagtgttaaatattaaatgagaACATTTTTGTGATCCCAGCTGGGGAACTGCATGGGGGGAAGAAGGCTACATTCGAATTGCCAGAAACAGGAAGAATCTCTGCGGCATTGCCAGCTTTGCAGTCTACCCTattgtgtgaaaatgaaacccATCACCTGAATCATCTTGGCAGGATTTAGgttattacatttatatatttagtaTTAGAGACaagatatttgtttgtttattgttttgttttattgtttagaGGATGACTTTGCTTTCAGTCTGTTGAAGTACATGCTTAGCTTTTGATGATAATGGAAGAACATGAAATATCTGCCTGAAATATTGTCATTATTGTTGCAAGGTGTAGTAGTTgcagtatttgtgttttattattaaagttATCTACGTAAAGAAAGCTGAGAATAATAAACCTTTTGCTGAACCTTGTTCCTTTTGGTCTTTGTGGTCAATATAAAGGTAAAGTCTGATATGCCCAAGTGTACCAAGGTTCACTAGTGAACTCATGCTCAAAAAAAGAGCATGAGTTACCTCTGTAACCTGCACTTCTACATAGTTCTACGTAACACTCTGTACACTATACCTGCTCAGTACcaaacatcacacagacacagtcagcAACTTCCTGGTGAACAGAAGAGCctaatatttctctctctggttGGTAGGATCCAAAAACAGAGTTGAAAGGGCGAGAATATTGGATTGGATTTGGTATCTCTGCACTTTAGCTACTCCAGTACACACACTGATCTATGCTTTTGAtgtgatccacctgctgaccatttgcactgtttacctcacctacatgcactacttccactctgtactacctcacttttgtactacctccagaatcatatttattttacttattttattttgttttaccttattctattttattttattctattattgtctgttactcgttcttatgttctatgtatgcaccaatcaccaagacaaactcctagtaatgtgaaacctcttcacttacatggcaataaagacaattctgaaCAGGTGGACACATGATGTTGCTCCATGCTAAATAAGCAATTGTTTTCTAACAATTCTCCCAAGTCAACTTAATGGTGACACAttaatgtgtttctgctgccctcAAGTGGCCAAAAGAATCAGTTCATACAGGTTTAATggtgtgcaggtgtgcagtGAGCGTGCTGATAAATAGACTCACAGATTCAGCCTTGAGTTTCACCCAGGTGATCTTCTCAGGTAGGTGTTTTTGGTATCTCTGCCGTCAGCTAAGCACAAATGGATATCAGCTGGTGGTGTGTTACTgaaagctgctgcagtggtCCAGTCAAAGCATGACAGCTTATTCTTCCTCTATCCAGAAAATGTTTCGGAGCCTGCTTTTCACCATCATGTGTGGATTCGCAACGGCCGTTACTAGTTCAGAACTGGACAGACACTGGGAGCTGTGGAAGAAGATGCATAATAAAGTCTATTCTCACCAGGTGAAACTATGGTCTCATACTGTAGACAACCAAATCACTTTTAATAACTGTTGACTGTGTGGAGTTTTTGTGCACTTACTTGTACCAAATGTGATTAATGTTAACGCTGTGTTTCCAGATTGAGGAGCTGGGTCGCAGGCGGATATGGGAAGGAAATTTGGAAATGATTAATGTCCATAACCTGGAAACCTCCCTGGGCTTGCATACCTATGAGCTGGCAATGAACCACCTGGGAGACCTGGTGAGCAGGATAATTAACTGGACTGGGTGCATGAAAACCATGCCAACAAACAGATCTATGTTTAGGGTTTTGGctacatgattttttttccccccctgtatttttactttttttggggggggggtacaAGTTTTCAAATGACTGTAAACATTTAAACCAGAAaagttaaaacagtttttcatttttagaccACTGAGGAGATAATTGGTACAATGACTGGTACCATTGTGCCCTCTGACCTGGAGAGGGGTCCTTCCAACTTTGTCAGGTTTAACATCTCTCTACTGCCATCACTGGACTGGAGAGATAAAGGTCTGGTAACCGAGGTCAAAATGCAGGTGAGGTCCCAGTAGATCACAGCCCCAAGTCTAGCAGTACAAAGTCACATAGAGCATCTAGTCtactttttaataaatgtgCAACTTCTCTCATCTTCTAGGGTTCTTGTGGATCTTGTTGGGCCTTCAGTGCTGCTGGAGCTTTAGAAGGGCAACTCAAGAAGACTACAGGTGTCTTGATGTCTCTGAGCCCTCAGAACCTGGTGGATTGTTCAATGAAGTATGGAAACAACGGTTGCAACGGTGGCTTCATGACAAACGCTTTCCAATATGTTATTAAAAACCATGGCATAGAATCAGAAGTAGCCTACCCGTATGTTGGCAGGGTGAGCTTCTGACAAGATGGTCCATTGCATGcgtttttaaaattttgtgtcGACTGTTGTTAAACTTTGACTCACTGACAAAACATTAACTCCCTTGTccatcacttttctttttttctccaggtTGGTAAATGCAAGTACAACCCAAAATATCGAGCTGCTCTCTGCTCAAACTATTCCTTCTTACCAGAGGGGGATGAATTTGCATTGAAGGAAGCTGTAGCCAACATCGGACCGATCTCTGTCGCAATTGATGCCTCCAGACCCAAGTTTGTCTTCTACCGTCACGGTTAGAAATGGTTGCTTCATACCTCCTTTAACACAATGCACACATTTAATCACAGTTGGGTGTGAGGAAGTGAGTTGTTAATGATTTTGgatttgtgtatgtgtccaGTTTCAAATTGAGTTCTACACCTGTCTTGTGTGACTGCACAGGTGTGTACAAGGAccacacatgcacccacaatGTGAACCATGGAGTGCTGGTTGTGGGCTacggcagagagagaggacacgACTACTGGTTGGTCAAAAACAGGTAAAATATTCAATGTAAAGCTTGTGTTTTAGGAACGattgttttcagtttccatGATTGTTAGTTCAGATGTTGGTGGTTTtatcatctttttaaaaattcatccACTATAGTTGGGGTGTCAGCTACGGGGATGAAG comes from Scatophagus argus isolate fScaArg1 chromosome 17, fScaArg1.pri, whole genome shotgun sequence and encodes:
- the LOC124074445 gene encoding procathepsin L-like; translated protein: MHILCSVLLLASLVFGHTLPAVNKMWEDWKIKHRKVYDNKTEVVYRRAVWEKNMQLVFRHNREASAGIHSFTLGLNHLADMTDEEINERLNGLKLEEPTDFRNNTFKDVSGLSIPQSVDWRKEGLVSPVRNQGLCGSCWAFSSLGALEGQMKKRTGVLVPLSPQNLVDCSMSDGNLGCKGGYITKSYSYIIRNGGVDSENSYPYEHQNGKCRYSVPGKAGYCSNFHVLPQGDENTLQSVVASVGPVAVIVNAMLPSFHFYKGGLYNTPFCDPRFLNHAVLVVGYGSHEGQDFWLVKNSWGTAWGEEGYIRIARNRKNLCGIASFAVYPIV
- the LOC124074443 gene encoding cathepsin S-like isoform X2 — its product is MFRSLLFTIMCGFATAVTSSELDRHWELWKKMHNKVYSHQIEELGRRRIWEGNLEMINVHNLETSLGLHTYELAMNHLGDLTTEEIIGTMTGTIVPSDLERGPSNFVRFNISLLPSLDWRDKGLVTEVKMQGSCGSCWAFSAAGALEGQLKKTTGVLMSLSPQNLVDCSMKYGNNGCNGGFMTNAFQYVIKNHGIESEVAYPYVGRVGKCKYNPKYRAALCSNYSFLPEGDEFALKEAVANIGPISVAIDASRPKFVFYRHGVYKDHTCTHNVNHGVLVVGYGRERGHDYWLVKNSWGVSYGDEGYIKMARNRYNQCGIALYACFPIM
- the LOC124074443 gene encoding cathepsin S-like isoform X1, coding for MTAYSSSIQKMFRSLLFTIMCGFATAVTSSELDRHWELWKKMHNKVYSHQIEELGRRRIWEGNLEMINVHNLETSLGLHTYELAMNHLGDLTTEEIIGTMTGTIVPSDLERGPSNFVRFNISLLPSLDWRDKGLVTEVKMQGSCGSCWAFSAAGALEGQLKKTTGVLMSLSPQNLVDCSMKYGNNGCNGGFMTNAFQYVIKNHGIESEVAYPYVGRVGKCKYNPKYRAALCSNYSFLPEGDEFALKEAVANIGPISVAIDASRPKFVFYRHGVYKDHTCTHNVNHGVLVVGYGRERGHDYWLVKNSWGVSYGDEGYIKMARNRYNQCGIALYACFPIM